The DNA window aaaagagtcattatcattactaaatttttaattttcagaatactataacaacctaaaagatatttagaaaatttatgtaagcccttcaaaaccttCCAAAatcctcattcaatacaatttttgagttcccccattttatggggtttttggtgttatgaataaactcaaacccttcaaaaccgtcctacccaaaatctttttatccttttcacccaattcttcctattttctaaAGCCCTCCCCTtctttcccctccaaactcccaaacatagccttagattttaaaataaatagtggaAATTATGTGTCATTTAtcttttctctctcctccataatAATTTAATCATCAGACTAAAGAATAAAGATTATTCAGTACAAATTAGACGTCTACCTGTGCGATGCACGAGTAATTTTTATTGAgttattattaatgaatattaattttgcaaagtataaaatgtatttatataCTTGTTATTGAGTTTATCATTtactgaaaaaaatttaaaaaatttaatggtTGAAATcttatgaaaaaattatttatttgtaacataattaaaaaatagaagaataataaaaattttaaatggtaaaaatgagtGTCCTTGTATGTTTTGGTATAtaaacaaaattagtttatataaaataattttttataaattaattaatctaataaaaatagagtttaaaataataacacttattttttttaaatttaaaatttaaatatgtaaaaaatttaaaaatgcatttgatatatgatgtgttttatgtatttttttctttgatttaattatgtaatttccattgtatccATAAATATTGTCAAATAGATAAAGATATATTTgagttaaatataaattataacaataaatgataacaaataaattcaaaaaaagaaaaatataatagattgaaaaaatattaaatatcaacAATATacgtaataaaaatatataaatacttAGATATAGTAAATTAATATCATAGAAAAATTAGATAAAAAGACAATATTTAGTTATCCACTAAAAATTGCAAGTATATTATTACACCTGAGTCTAAAAGAATGGGGGTgctaaattaaaatacaaaatgtaCCATTTTTATTAAACCAAATACAAATTAATAGTTATTATCAAAAGTTGATAGGAGATTTATAATGGTGGATAAAATtagtattaaaataattataattaattattaataatttaatttgaaagataatAACTACTATGAAAACAACGttagaattattattttattattattaagataaTTATTATCACATGTTGTTGGATGATGGACTTAATGGAATGAGGGGACAGGGATTATAGAAATTAATTAATGCATgacatttacttttttttttaaaataaacaattgATTATGAAATCGCATTAGGGGTGCAACCCAATCGAACAAATTACAAATTCAGAAAGCAAATAAGCGGTAACTTGTACCACTCGTAAAACAAAGAGAAAGAAGAGTTCAAATGTAATCTAGCTAGccaactccaaaaaaaaaaaataacattgtAAACCACCATGTCAAAACAAAAGGATGCTTGGTCGAAAACAATGGAATTACGCATAATCCAAACGCTCCAAATCAAAGCCATCCAAATCGAATTAATCTTCACCTTAACGACAACCCCTTCGTCTTCTCCTGGATAGCGTCAAACTctaagaactcttcaaaggaaaaAAGAACATCTTCCCCTAACCACCCATAGATCTTCTCCCCCACCTTCAAGGAAACATTGCAAGAAAAGAAAGTATGATTCAACCACTCCTGTTCGTTCCCACAAAAAACACACGACGGACATGAGATATTTTCCACTCTTCTATAGATCAAAGCATCAATAGTAGGGATCCTTGATGTAAAGAATCTCCACACGAAGATTTGAATCCTTAACGGGAGCGACAAATTCCACATAATTTTCAGCCTTCTTAACACTTGGGGCTTCCAAGCGCTACTTTTCCGGGCAGCAGTCAAACACGCCGTTGAGGCCACCGTAAACAGCCCGGATAGATTCGGAAGCCACTCGAAACTGTCCTCAGCACTACTGCTGAAACTAGATGCGACTAAAAATGCCGTGTCCTCCGATCCAAAGATGACAACCGGACTCCAAACAGCGCCGCCTTCCAACCTGTTAACAACATCAGAAACAGAGGCAAGAATATTTGACGAAACCGAGAACAGTTCTGGGAATAAGCCTTGGAAAGATTGGTCCCCCCACCACTTACTAGACCAAAATAAAACATTCTTTCCGTTGCCCACAATGCAACGAATGTGACTCGAGAAGTCGTCACCTAGCTCCGACTTGATATCATTAGCTAGGACATCCCTCCACCACTTAGAGTCTTTAGATTTGCTTCCTCCTTCGACATAACCTTGCACCTTCAACTTCGGAACAACGTATCTCGCCTCCAAAAACTTGCGCCATATGGCATTATCATCCGTAAGaattctccatttccatttaAGAAGAAGAGCCTTGTTAATTTCACCCACATCTCTAATTCCGAGACCACCTTTATCCTTTGGTTTGCAAACCGTAGTCCAATCGACCCAATGGATACACCTAGTATTCTTGTTGCCACCCTAAAGAAACTTACTAATGATTCCTTTTATTTCCTTTATGACCACACCCGGAGCTTTATAGAATGATAATAAGAAAGTGGGTATTGCGTTGAGAACCGCGTTGATGAGCGTCACTCTACCACCTACGGAGATAAATTTCCCTTTCCAAGACGAAAGTCTACTCTTGATTTTGTTAATAACTCTCGTCCAAACTCTCCTCCTACTATGGTTGTCGCCCACGCTTATGCCAAGGAAAGAAAAGGGAACCGCACCCCCTTTTAAACCCAAGGAAGTGAGTCGCCGAGTTCAAGAACCACTCACCTAGATTTACCCCATACACGTTGctttttgagaaattgattttCAAGCCCGAGACCAATTCGAAACCTCTAAGCATTACTTTCAAACTCCAAAGGTTGTCACTAGTAGGCTCTCCAATGATAAtggtgtcatccgcgaattgtaAAATATCCACACTTTCCTCTTCCCCAAATGTAATCGGATGATAAACCCCCATAATCGCCGATTTCCTCACAAGCGCCGTTAGACCTTCCATAGCAAAAACGAAGAGGAACGGAGATAtgggatctccttgtctcaaccCCTTTTGAACCGGAAATTCTTTAGATGGGCTACCATTCACGAGAATGGACATATAACTTTCGAACACACAAGCATCCATCCACGATTGCCACTTCTCCCCGAACCCCATGGACCTTAACACAAATCTAAGATAGTCCCAAGAAACGGAATcgtaagccttttcaaaatccaccttaaGAAGAACACAACTCTTCTTGAATCTTTTTGTCCAATCAATTATTTCGTTCACCAACACGACACCGTCCATCATATTTCTTCCCGGCACAAAAGCGGTTTGGTTAGGGGACACCAACTTACCGATTACCAACTTTATTATAGCGGCCAACATTTTAGCGACAATCTTGTAGAGACTCCTAACCAAGCAAATGGGGCGGTACTCGCTTAAGTCTTGGAGATTGTTAGATTTTGGAATAAGAGCAATGAAAGAAGATTTTATGGACTTCACTAACTTTCCTTTGGAGTGGAAATCCAAGAAAAATCTCATTATGTCTTCCTTAAGCAAACACCAAAACGACTTGAAGAACTCCAAAGTGAAACCATCCGGCCCTGGACTCTTGTTCCCATCACACGCCCAAATAGCCTCCTTCACTTCCGCCTCAAGGAACGGAGCGTCCAACATCTCCCTATCCAAAGAGGACAACTTGCCAAAACCTAAATCAAAAGGAACCGGTCTATCTCCCACCCCCTCTTTAAAGAAACCACTAAAGAAATCGAAAACGAAACTTTTTATGTCATCCACATCCTCCAATCTCCCCCTATTAGACTCTAAGAACACAAAGAATTCCGCCCCTTTCTACATCTCAACGAACTATGGAAGAAACGAAGGTTGCTATCCCCTTCCGATAACCAAGTTTGTCTAGATTTTAGACGAAGCAAACCTTCCTTCTTATTGAGATTCTCCCAAAAGACTTCCACCTCTTTGGCCTTTTTTTGAACCACATCATCCGGGACATTACCTGCAAAAAGAACAAACTCGTTATCTAAATTGTGATTCTCCTTGCTAGCGTcgttgattttaagatctatccATCCGTACACCACTTTATTCCACCAAGATAGTCTTCCTTTTAACACTTTCAACTTTTCCACCAAGCAAAAGTCGCCTCTCCCTTTCACATTAATGATTCTCCACTCCTTCACCACGAAGTTGTTAAAATCTTTATTTCTCAACCAGTTGTTATTGAATTTGAAAGGTTTAGGCCCCCAATCTTTCCTATTATCATTTATCCAAATAGGAGCATGGTCAGACAAATCTCTCCCTCCTATGACTTGGGCTCCCACTTTCCAATCAACCATAAGACTTTCCGAAAGCAATATCCTGTCAATTCTACTCATGGCTTTCCCATTGCTATTAAACCAAGTAAACTTTCTGCCAATTGTTGGCGGATCCACCAATTCCATATCCTCCATGAAACTCCTAAAAATATTTATCTCTTTCCTATGATTCCTTGAAGGGGACCCTATCCTCTCATCGATATGAGAAATGGAATTGAAGTCCCCCCACACACCATGCACCCGGAGTCTTATTGTTTTTTGCCTCGATAATATGGCGCCATGTACTTCTTCTAATAGAAGCATCACACGACGCATATAAATTCACCAAATAAACTAACCTGTCGTCCAAAGACACACACAAACCCAAGTAGCCCTCCCCCCTAAAACTGAACAGCAGATCAAAGAAGTCCTTTCTCCACAGAATAATGATACCTCCCAAAGCTCCTATTGcgtcctgtcataccccaaaattttcccatcatacttattcatatttcagtccatctgactttcaaatgctcaaagatacataAGAAGGAAGCAGAcaatctctctcctaagcaacagcctctaaactagggttttgcatttctcaaagtaaaatcaacttctgatacctcaagtggacttcgtggtctctcatatgcctcaaaggatcctcatgccaaatttcaagctttgattcacaagattgatcaaccaactgctcaaacgatcaacagtcgaccaatttgacttGAAAGTCAACTAtgatcaaagtacagtcaaaattcttgatttttggtcaacatcaacattttaatgttagattcatcattttatcaatggttgatcatgattcatcaagaaaagatcagaaatcaacaaaacctaaagtttctaaattagggtttcataggagaaagtcaactaaactttgaccagccataactttcacattgaacatcataaattttccatccaaagctcaatttgaaggaaattgaattctctacaattttgtctctcacaagccaaagccaaaaatgcttcatttgagagatataggtCAAAAGATTAGTGGTcatccaaaaagtcaacaagaacgccttttgggtcaaagctcataacttgcaaatggaaaaatcaattgagatgaaaccaaaagggtcagttaaaggacatcttgggctttctaaaaagtcctagaacactttcatATGATCAAAACTGAAGGAGATATGAACTGCACAAGTTGGTCAAATTTCTAGAAATATTCAAAAACCTATTTGAGCAATTTTGGATTTTTAAGCAAATGGGCCTAGGTTGTTGCTTCTAAACGTGATGATATTTAGTGTATTGTCAGTGTAAAGAAGTATTACACAGAcatctaattaaattattttaaagtgtcaaatcattcggtattttaaaatttaaaggctTGGTAATATAAATGGTTGTCAttgattgacaatgtaaaaataatttattaaaataaaatataaactagtcgtctacccgtgcgatgcacggataaattttattgatttactattaataaacacatatttaaaaaaaaaaattttgttcttctttttagttaattatattttgtttattaataaataatataattattgggtgaaaaataataataaaaaaactaaattaattttattttaatttccataattttattttaattttgtggtAATTTTAATTGTTCGTGGGGCACTTAcatacaaaatttaaattaaaaaataaataaacacaaaaaatgaaaaaaaaccaTGTTGACTAATAAAAAGTTGATGTTAGTGGAGTAAGGAGAAGTTATCTTGTTAATTATATTGTACGTGGGGCACTTAcatacaaaatttaaattaaaataaataaagacaaaaaatgaaaatttactacttatttattattattaatattatttatttgatttaatatttataatttagtatgattaaATTAGtgataaataagaaaaatatttttaaaattatgaataatgaaaaatagttagaaagctatttttaattattttatttaaactatgttttaaaattattttattttaattaattatatttggtGGAAAAATTGGGGGAAGTTTTGGAGGGAAGAAGTTGTATAgttagaaaattatttttaattattttatttaaactatgttttaatattattttattttaactaattATAGTTGGTGGAAAATTTAGAGGGAAAGTTTTGGAGGGaagaagttgtaggattataatttagtatgatgatatgatgatattttaatctaccctcttttcccttttctcaataaaaaaaacaaataataaataatataaatattttaatctaCCCTCTTTTGGGATctaattttatttactaacaTGCGATAGAaatgtaataaaatataaaatgaataaaataaataatacttttgattttttctttacccacctccctatgggggtcacccccagtgaAAACTCCATtttaccctgcttcggaaatacatttccgaaatattttttttcctaAATTTTTTAAGACTTCGGAAGtgaatttccgaaaaaatcccaaaaattgagattttgacgaattcggagatgcatctccgaaacaacaaaaaaaatctaaaaaaatctcaaaaattaattttaggatattaattaattcaattatcataaatttgatataatttatgagtaatgaataataataattatatattttgatataatttatgagttatgaataataattattatatatttctattttgattcatattttaaaatttaaaataattttaattaaaaaaattaaaataatttcacttacaaaatgagttataattttttatttatatatttataataattattatatatttatatatttacaaaaataattaaaaaaatgagtgttttaatttatatatttatatatttatataataattataataattattatatatttataaaaattattatatatttatataataatattatatattagttataaatatatttatacatttatataataattataaaaattaaaacaatgagtgttttaatttataatatatatattatacttatatttatatattatatttaattttaaataattcaaaatttacttatgatattaagatgtttttgatttatataagttagtaaaataatttttaactttaaaattgtttaggaaattttatacctattaattgtattgattcaccttgattttatacctattaattgtatttattcaccttgattttaattttttaataattattgaattctttcggaagtgtatatccgaaacattccaagaccaatttggtcttggaatatttcggaagtgtatatccgaagacaccccctcccaaaaaaattcggaagtgtatatccgaagacaccccctcccaaaaaaattcggaagtgtatatccgaagacaccccctcccaaaaaaaggtgttttcggaaatgcatttccgaaaacccaaaaaaggggtgttttcggaaatgcatctccgaaaacacctttttttcgtattttcggaagtgcatttccgaaataagacaaattttgaaaaaaaaaaataagcgtttcggaaatgcatttcggaagtgagggtattttgggtttttcaccagaggtggccaagaaaagagggaggtgggtaaagaaattctcatactttttactaaaataaaatatatttttgatgttCTCTTATCTGCACAAAAATTGAATAGATAGTAAGTAATGATAAAAATTCATTTCAGGTTAGTTTTGTTTTTGTATTGCAATAATAAGAAACCCTAACGAGTGAGGCAGATGAAAACATGAAAGTGAAAAAATAAGAAACCCTAATACTGAAAGATATATAGGATATTAATTTGAGCCAAATTTCTGAGATCCAGCCTAGTAACATAGTAATATATGGGCTAAAAATCCAATACAGTATATATGTTCGGTTTGGATCGGATTCCAACAGGCCTCATTTTACCATCCGAATCCGACCAATCCTATCAGTTAATATCCAAGTTGTTGGACCGAGAAAACCCATAAATCAAAGTAAACCGAACTGTGGCCCAAAACCGGATTCGGACAGGTCAGTACGGTCGGATGGTTACTTCTTGTCCACTCCTATTGTTTACTATCAAATTTATATGAAAATGAAAGGGATATAAAAAATGAGAGACTCAAGAAGACTTGTGAACAAACCTgttgtaaaaaaatgaaattaaaattgtaacaatgaaattaaaattgagagagatttaagaatccttatgaaCAAACCTGCTAGCTAGTTCTAAAAATGTGATGAACAAACTTGTTAGTTGTAAAAATGTGAAATTAAAATTGACAAAGATTCAAAAAGCCTTATGAACAAACCTGGTAATGGTCAATTGTGAAATTGCGAAGAAATCGTAGTATTTATTTCTTTACATAAATAACTGCCTAAATTTGTAATATATTGCAAAGGTGGCCACTGAATAAAAGTGGTAATGATCCacgttttttaaattttaattggtgaaattttttttttaataagcaattttataagatatcgcactaggggtgcaaccctgaCAAAGAAACTCTATAGAGAGTTAAAACAGTTTAAaggtaatttataccaatcataaaaggAGGTCCTAAAAATATACTCACTATCACCTAACCATCTCCAAGAGTAAAACAAAATGTTGGAGATTACCGTTTCGAAGCTATAAGAAGCGTTCTCGAAGATAATAGCATTTCTCATCAACCAAATACACTAAATTATAGCCAACCAaatgaaatttaatttaattctagTGTTGTGTGttttcaccttttcttgaatGCAACCGAAGTTCTTGAACTCTTCCAAGTTTAACTCCACTTCATCTCCCAACCAATTATAGACTTTCTCCCACACCGCCTTCGAAACGGAACAACGCAAGAATAGGTGAAGCGAAGTTTCCGGATGGTTGAAACAAAGAACACAATCGGAAGAGGTGAAATTAGAAACCCCCCTATAAAGCAATAGATCCTTTAAAGGAAGGCGGTCAATAAAGAATCTCCAAGAAAAGATATGGACCTTTTTTGGAACCTTAGTCTTCCACATTGTTTCCAACAACTTGATAGTGTCAATTGGCCAAGCGTTCTCTTTGCCATTAGAAACCAAGCTATTCACACTTGCAACCGAGAAAACACCGGAAGAATTTAGTTTCCAATGAAAAACATCGTTGTCCGACATGATCGGAGTGATGCTCTCCAAAGAATCTTTTAAATCCCTCAATTGAATAAGCAAATCCGAGACGGTGCCATTATGGTTGTGAAAGCGGGGAGACAAAGTCAAGGTAGACATTCCGTTGAGAGCGAAGAGGTCGTTAAAATTCCAAGAAAAAGCACCATTATTCCAAGATATGATATCACTAACCTTGCAAAGTTTATTGGTTGAAAGATCGAACAAATGTGGAAAGGATTCACGAAGAGTTTGATCGcccaaccaacaactatgccaaaaaagaatgtTGATTCCATTCTTGCACTCACAATTAATCCAATTGGAGAATCCTTCTACGCTATCCGCCTCATTGAAATCATTAAGAATGATATCTCTCCACCAACTAGAATCATCCCGGTTTAGAACATCCCCACACGACGCAAGCACTTTGAATTTTGGATTGTCGTATCTCAAGAGTAGAAATCTACTCCAAATGGCATTATCCTccttcaaaattctccacttccatttgagAAGATGAGCTCTATTCATATCACCAACATCTCTAATGCCTAGACCACCTTTCTCCTTAGGTTTGCATACGttctcccacttcacccaatgaataCCTCTTTTATTTGCATTCCCGTTCCACAAAAAATTACTAAGAAAACCTCTAATCTCTTTGATAATCTTGCTCGAAGCTTTATAAAAAGAAAGGGTAAATATTGGAATTGCGTTAAGCACCGATCCAATAAGAGTCACCCTTCCACCTATTGAAATGTTTCGCCCCTTCCACCTCGATAATATTGCCTTTATATTATTTACCACATCCTTCCACACCTTCGTCTTGTTAGATTTTTCTCCAACCCAAATGCCaagaaatttaaaaggaaaagaTCCTTTTTTGCAAGATAAGAAAGAAGTGGCCGAAGAAAATAACCAATCTCCAATATTAGTTCCAAAGATATTACTTTTGTGGAAATTAATTTTCAATCCGGAAACAAGCTCAAAACCTCTCAAAATCACTTTCATGCTCCAAAGGTTGTCACTTGTAGGTTCTCCTAAAATTacagtgtcatccgcaaattgaaggatatcCACAAAATCATCTTCACCAATTTTGAAAGGTTGGAAATCCCCCACCTCTACCGATTTCCTCATGATAGCACTAAGGCCTTCCATAGCTATAACAAAGAGAAAAGGCGAAATCAGATCACCTTGACGAAGACCACAATGAACTTTAAACTCTTTAGTAGCACTACCATTCACCAAAACGGACATGTGACTAGTGAAGATGCAAGATTCCATCCAATGCATCCATCTCTTCCCAAACCCCATTCTTCTCATTATCCATCTAAGGGTAGTTCCATGAAATAGAGTCATacgccttttcaaaatccactttatGTAAAAAACACCCCCTCTTTTTTCTTTTGGCCCAATCAATAATCTTATTAACCAATAAGACTTCATCCATCATACTTCTACCCGGAACAAAGGCGGTTTGATTGGTAGAGATCAAAGTATCCAAAACACCCCTCATTCTAGCCGCCAAAGTCTTCGAAAGAATCTTGTAGATACTCCCCACTAAACAAATAGGGCGATATTCGGACAACTCTTGAGGGTTCTTCTTTTTAGGAATTAGcgcaagaaaagaagaagaaattgctTTAACAAGCGTACCTTTTAAGAAGAAATCATTGCAAAGCTTCATCAAATCTTCTTTAAGAATATtccaaaatgttttaaaaaactcCATAGAAAATCCATCCGGCCCCGGGCTTTTATTCCCATTACATGACCAAATAGCATCCTTGATCTCATTCTCGGAAAAAGGTTTCTCAAGGTCCAAAGAATCCCCTATAGATAACACTTTCAAATCGATCCCATGTGGTTCCAATCTAGTGCAAACCTCTTCTTTAAAAAATTCTTCAAAGTGCTTGAAAACAAAGTCTTTGATATCCTTGACCTCTTCCATTCTACCCCATAGTCTCCATGGTGCATAAagaattccttcttcttctatctttTAAGGAATTATGAAAAAAGCGAGTGTTATCATCCCCCTCGGTGAGCCAAAGTTGCCTCGACTTTAATCTAAGAAACCCTTCTTTTTTGTTAAGATTATTCCAAAAGTCCTCcaccaatttcaatcttttctcaacTACCTCTTCCGGaacattacctgcaaaatgaacaaacaagtTATCTAAAGAATGCATCTCTTTCACGTCTTTGTCGATCTTGAGGTCAATCCAACCATAAACCGTTTTATTCCACCAAGAGATCAGACTTTAAAGGATTTTCAATTTTTCCACCAAGAAATAGTCCCCTCTCCCTTTGACTACTATTTTATTCCACTCCTCTTTAACAAAATTATCAAACTCCTCATGCTTTAGCCATAAGTTGTTAAACTTGAAAGGCTTTGGTCCCCAATCCTTTCTATTGTTTTTCAACCAAATGGGTGCATGATCCGATACATCCCTCTCTCCTATAAATTGGCCATCCACCTTACTATCTTCTATGTAGCACTCCGGTAATAAAAATCTATCGAGTCTACCCATCACCTTCCCGTTACTTTTGAACCAAGTAAACTTGCCACCTATGGTGGGAAGATCCACCAACTCCATTTCCTCTATGAATTCATTGAAAGATCTTGAATCCCTACTATAGTCACTAATAGTAACACCAATTCTTTCATCAATAGTGGATATAGAGTTGAAGTCACCGCCAATGCACCAAGATCCAACGGTGTTATTATGCTTGAACTCACAAAGGTTCTTCCAAGTTTTTCTCCTAACTACTTTGTCACATGAAGCATAAACattgacataataaataaattttccaTCTTTCTCTACACAAAGACCAAGAAAGCATTCTCCCCTAAAGCTATAAATGAGAGAAAAGAAGTCTTTCTTCCACATAGTTAGTATTCCACCGGAGGCTCCGATAGCATCCGAGTAAGACCATTCAACATCCACACCTCCCCACAACTCTCTAACCACATCCACACCAATTCCACTAAGTTTTGTTTCTTGAATGAAGCAAAGATCAACATCTCCCTTTTGAATTAGGAATCCGACTCTCTTGCGCTTAACCCGATTCCCGCCACCATGGATATTGTACGAAAGAATAATCATGGGTGCACACCATTTTGGGTCCCCTTTTCCACATGCACACCTTATTGATCCCTTAACTCCATTTCCTTCAAGATTTTGATCGGATCAAAATTGTTTGATATATTGATTATTCCTAATTTAGACATGGAGTCCCAAAGGCCCTCTGAAGCGTAGTTGCTTGCACTGTTATTCCTTCTTCTATTGCAGTTTCTAATGTCAGTGCTTGTGATGGATTCACAAGATAAAGGAACACCGTAAGAAAGG is part of the Vicia villosa cultivar HV-30 ecotype Madison, WI linkage group LG2, Vvil1.0, whole genome shotgun sequence genome and encodes:
- the LOC131651530 gene encoding uncharacterized protein LOC131651530, with product MIILSYNIHGGGNRVKRKRVGFLIQKGDVDLCFIQETKLSGIGVDVVRELWGGVDVEWSYSDAIGASGGILTMWKKDFFSLIYSFRGECFLGLCVEKDGKFIYYVNVYASCDKVVRRKTWKNLCEFKHNNTVGSWCIGGDFNSISTIDERIGVTISDYSRDSRSFNEFIEEMELVDLPTIGGKFTWFKSNGKVMGRLDRFLLPECYIEDSKVDGQFIGERDVSDHAPIWLKNNRKDWGPKPFKFNNLWLKHEEFDNFVKEEWNKIVVKGRGDYFLVEKLKIL